ATCGAGTAGGAGGGGGCGGCTAACCCCCGTCCCCTCACACCACCTAGCATGCGGGTCCGCACTAGGCGGTTCGTCAACCTTGACGGAGTTCGAAGTATCGTTGCGTCAAACTTTTGAGACCTTGGGCCTTCCAGTAGGACTTTCCCAGTGCTTGGTGCAGTTGAGGAGTTTTTGTTGTCCGCCATGCCCCTTTTCGGGTATTCGCAATCTCCAAAACCGTTCTCTCGTTCAGCCCCAGTGCCCTCAATTCGCGCATTCTCGTTCTCACCCGTTTCCATTGGAGCCATAGGCACAGTCGAAGCCGTCGACGCACCCATCCCTCCATGTTCCTGAGAATGGATGGGGTTTCGATGAGTTGGAAATACCCCATCCATCCCATGGTGTATTGATTCACGCGACGAATGCGTTCTTCCATTGGGAGACTCCAGTTGGGATTAGTTGATTGTCGAATGCGCTGTTTAAAGCGTTGAATCGACTTGGGAGCGAGGCGAATGCGTGCTTCCCGTTCCGGTGTAAAGCTGAATCCAAGAAACGTACGCTTCCACGGACGGTCCACGGCGCTTTTCTCCTCATTGACCTTGAGTTTGAGCTTCTTCTCTAAGAACCGTTGGATGCCTTGTTTCACCCGTAATCCTGCCCGTAGACTTTTTACGTAGATATTGCAGTCGTCTGCATAACGGCAGAATTTCAGTCCCCGTTTCTCCAATTCCTTGTCCAGATCATCGAGAAGGATGTTCGCAAGCAGAGGACTGAGCGGCCCGCCTTGCGGCGTCCCTTCCTCCGTCTGCACCTTCACCCCTCCGATCATGACGCCGGCTTGCAGGTACGCGCGGATCAATTTCAGCACGCGTTTATCTTTGACTTTCCGGGCAACCCGGCTCATCAGGATATCGTGGTTGACCCGATCAAAGAACTTTTCCAGGTCGATGTCCACGACATACCGGTATCCTTCCCGGATGTATCGTTGCGCTTGCCGAACGGCGTCATGGGCGCTGCGGCCAGGACGGAATCCGAAGCTGTAGGGAGAGAAGTCCGGGTCAAAGATCGGCGTCAGTTCCTGGAGGATGGCCTGTTGGATCAACCGGTCCATCACGGTGGGAATTCCTAACAGCCGTATGCCGCCGTTGGGTTTCGGGATTTCGACCCTGCGGACAGGCGTCGGCCGATAGGTTCCCTCCAAGAGTTGGGCTCGAATCGAGCTCCAGTGCGTCCGGATATAATCACGGAGTTGATCAGTCGATACTCCGTCGATTCCCGGCGCTCCCCGGTTGGCTTCGACCCGTTTGAGCGCCGTGATGAGGTTGTCTCTCGCTAAGATGCGTTCCAACAGAGCCATTTCAGTTCTTCTCCTTCCGCGGGATGAGATTCAGGTCTTGCCGGGCTGTGCTCAGCCCTTTGACTGAGGACCTCCGGGCTTCACCCATCTTTCCTCAGTCAAGTTCCTAAGGGGAATTCTGCTTCCACGCACAGCATCTCGAAAGAGTCTGATTCACCCCTGAGTTGACGTTCGGCCCTTCCTGTTTCAGGCGTCCCTTACTCCAGTACTATGGCCTCTGCTGACTCCTGTACGTTCAATAGAACCTTTCGGTTCTGGTTACCATCGTCAGAAGGCGTTCCGTACAGGCCTCCCCGGATAAGGGCGGACACTTTCCACTCATGCACCTGCCCAATATACCTCCACAGCCCTTGGCGGCTTGGGACTTCGTCTTGTTTCGCAGACTCGTCCGACTGTGACGGCCTCCGATTGGGTTCGTGTACCTCAGGTCGAGTGTTTGCCTCCAGCTTCCTTCGGATTCCGCCTCACAGCGGACACCCTTGCCTTCAGCTAACGGTAGGCGCTCGCCAGCCCCCGTTCGGGACTTTCACCCTATAGCGTCACACCCATGCCGGGCGTACAAAAAAAGATATCCCGGATCTTGCGGGATATCGGATAGGGAACCGCTAACGGTAAAAGCCCGGATGGCCCCAAGAATGGGGATACCAGGGATGGCCCCAGTGGGGAAAATGGCCATGCCATCCGTGCCCGGGCCAAAAATGGTGGCCGTGATGATGCCCGAAATGGTGACCGTGGGGATGGCCGCCATGGTGAGGATGGCCGTGGTATCCGCCGAAATATTGTCTTTCTAATTCCTCATCGATGGAAAAATCGGGAGAATAATAATACATTCAAGCACCCTCCTCCTTTTGTCTTTCATGATAAAAGTATGAGACGGTTTGCCATAAGGTGCTTGAACATCCCCGCCATTCCCCCATCCTGCCGCCCATTTCCGGCATCCGGCGCAACCCTTCCCGGGATCGGCGGCCCCCTCCCCATTCGGGCAAAAAAAGATTCCTGAATCCGGGCCCCTTTCCCTCACCCGGAATTTTCCCGTCCTGAAATTTTGATCAGGAAATTCCCGGCCGGCCGGAATCCTATCGGGCTTGCAAAAATTCGATCAATTCCTTGCTTTGGATCCTGCGCTTCTTCCGGAATTCCGCCCTTTGTTTTCCGGTCTCGTTCAACCATTTTTCCTCCTCGGTTTCCGGCACTACCTGGGGAACCGGTTTCGGCCTGCCTTGTTCGTCAAGGGCGACAAAGGTCAGAAAGGACGTGGCGGCCATGTGGCTTTCTCCCGTCAGCAAATGTTCAGAAGTCACTTTAACGAGCACTTCCATGGATGTTTTGCCCGTCCATGTGACCATGGCTTCCAAAGTGACCGCATCCCCGAGTTTGATCGGGCGAAGGAAATCCACCGAATCGATGGATGCTGTCACAAGGGGTGAACGGCACAGCTTTTGCGCAGAGATGGATGCGATATCGTCTATGTACGCAATTAATTTCCCCCCGAACAGAGTTCCGTGGTTATTCGTGTCCTGCGGAAAAACCCTGGCGGTTTTAACGGCTTTCGTATCCTTCATCAGCACCTTTTTTTCTTCCATTGTTGACACCTCTTGGAAAATTTTTGTGGTACCATTATAGCAAATCCTTAAAGAAAAAAGAAAAGCTGCCGAAAGGCCGCATCGCCGGCTTTTCGGGCAGCTCCCCGCGTTCTAGGACCAAATGGGAATTTTAAGTGTTTGAAACGGCGATCTTCAGCCGAACGGCTGTGTTAGTTTAGTACCCTACGAAAGCCACACCTACGATGATCAGCAAAATAAACAGCACGACAATTAAAGCAAAGCCGCTGCCGCCTCCGTAACCGCTCATGACAACACCTCCCCTCTGCCATTAACAGGTTATGCAGAGGAAAACCAACGGACAAGGCAAGTATCTCGGTGGCTTCACACATTTTTTAAAT
The window above is part of the Caldibacillus debilis DSM 16016 genome. Proteins encoded here:
- a CDS encoding YjcZ family sporulation protein produces the protein MSGYGGGSGFALIVVLFILLIIVGVAFVGY
- a CDS encoding acyl-CoA thioesterase — its product is MEEKKVLMKDTKAVKTARVFPQDTNNHGTLFGGKLIAYIDDIASISAQKLCRSPLVTASIDSVDFLRPIKLGDAVTLEAMVTWTGKTSMEVLVKVTSEHLLTGESHMAATSFLTFVALDEQGRPKPVPQVVPETEEEKWLNETGKQRAEFRKKRRIQSKELIEFLQAR
- the ltrA gene encoding group II intron reverse transcriptase/maturase, producing the protein MALLERILARDNLITALKRVEANRGAPGIDGVSTDQLRDYIRTHWSSIRAQLLEGTYRPTPVRRVEIPKPNGGIRLLGIPTVMDRLIQQAILQELTPIFDPDFSPYSFGFRPGRSAHDAVRQAQRYIREGYRYVVDIDLEKFFDRVNHDILMSRVARKVKDKRVLKLIRAYLQAGVMIGGVKVQTEEGTPQGGPLSPLLANILLDDLDKELEKRGLKFCRYADDCNIYVKSLRAGLRVKQGIQRFLEKKLKLKVNEEKSAVDRPWKRTFLGFSFTPEREARIRLAPKSIQRFKQRIRQSTNPNWSLPMEERIRRVNQYTMGWMGYFQLIETPSILRNMEGWVRRRLRLCLWLQWKRVRTRMRELRALGLNERTVLEIANTRKGAWRTTKTPQLHQALGKSYWKAQGLKSLTQRYFELRQG